In Pseudomonas sp. MTM4, one genomic interval encodes:
- a CDS encoding beta-glucosidase, which translates to MHQPTLFKSFFMGGFECSNHRRSDGRRLDLLAATGHDRWAAHDYGVLQRHGLRSVRDGLRWHLIERTPGQYDWSSFLPMLQAAQRHGTQVIWDLCHYGWPDDIDIWRPQFVERFARYAAAAAQLIKDETDTVPFYAPLNEISFWAWAGGDEAYFNPMARGRGFELKHQLVRATIAAMQAIRDVEPRARFVQVDPAIHVAAANDRPGPQREAERFRQSQFEAWDMLCGEIWPGLGGAPEYLDVLGVNYYSDNQWYHGDGRTIERDNPDYRPFKGILSEIWQRYKRPLLIAETGAEGDLRGDWLRYVSEQAGLAMQRGVPVEGICLYPVLDYPGWTDERHCPVGLLGFPDENGNRCVHEGLADELRLQQLRFSQFNAALPLAEALP; encoded by the coding sequence ATGCATCAGCCCACGTTGTTCAAGAGTTTTTTCATGGGCGGCTTCGAATGCTCGAACCACCGCCGTAGCGATGGGCGGCGTCTCGATCTGCTGGCGGCGACCGGCCATGACCGCTGGGCTGCGCATGACTATGGCGTACTCCAGCGCCACGGTTTGCGCAGCGTACGTGACGGGCTGCGCTGGCACCTGATCGAACGCACACCGGGCCAATACGACTGGTCGAGCTTCCTGCCGATGCTGCAGGCCGCGCAGCGTCATGGCACCCAGGTGATCTGGGACCTGTGCCACTACGGCTGGCCGGACGACATCGACATCTGGCGGCCGCAGTTCGTCGAGCGCTTCGCCCGTTACGCGGCGGCGGCGGCACAGCTGATCAAGGACGAAACCGACACGGTGCCCTTCTATGCGCCGCTCAATGAAATCTCCTTCTGGGCTTGGGCCGGTGGCGACGAAGCCTATTTCAATCCCATGGCGCGCGGTCGTGGCTTCGAGCTCAAGCACCAACTGGTGCGCGCCACCATCGCCGCGATGCAGGCGATCCGCGACGTCGAACCGCGAGCACGTTTCGTCCAGGTCGACCCGGCCATTCACGTGGCGGCGGCCAACGACCGCCCCGGGCCGCAGCGTGAGGCCGAGCGTTTTCGCCAATCGCAGTTCGAAGCCTGGGACATGCTGTGCGGTGAAATCTGGCCGGGCCTCGGCGGTGCGCCGGAATACCTCGATGTGTTGGGCGTGAACTATTACTCCGACAACCAGTGGTATCACGGTGATGGCCGCACCATCGAGCGCGACAACCCGGACTATCGGCCCTTCAAAGGCATCCTCAGCGAAATATGGCAGCGTTACAAACGGCCCTTGCTGATCGCCGAAACCGGTGCCGAGGGCGACTTGCGCGGCGACTGGCTGCGCTACGTCAGCGAGCAGGCAGGGCTGGCCATGCAGCGCGGTGTGCCGGTGGAGGGCATCTGCCTGTATCCGGTGCTCGACTACCCGGGCTGGACCGACGAGCGCCATTGCCCGGTCGGGCTGTTGGGCTTCCCCGATGAAAACGGCAACCGCTGCGTGCACGAAGGGCTGGCCGATGAGCTGCGCCTGCAACAGCTGAGATTCAGCCAGTTCAACGCCGCGCTGCCACTCGCCGAAGCATTGCCATGA
- a CDS encoding aminopeptidase, whose protein sequence is MSKLKTALVDSRSRRWVPLLLAVGLNGCSTYYGQLAVGQLDLLRQREPIAAIIDDPQRDPQLRQRLSLVLQARAFASSALALPDNGSYRRYTDIKRPYVVWNLFATEEFSVAPLTHCFPIAGCVAYRGYYQPGRARGAAALLKAKGYDTLVSGVQAYSTLGWFDDPLLSSMLRWDDERLAGLIFHELAHQRLYVAGDTAFNESFASFVEREGLRQWRASRGLPPFSDAAQRRSAEFTELMLETRARLATLYASNLDESAMRAAKQAEFTHLRQAYRQLRDGAWKGDRRFDRWMAQPLNNASLLPFGLYDGWVPAFAALFEQVDGDWVRFYARVEALGRLPADERAQRLKALR, encoded by the coding sequence ATTTCGAAGCTGAAAACCGCCCTTGTCGACAGCCGAAGCAGGCGCTGGGTTCCGCTGCTGCTGGCCGTTGGTCTGAATGGCTGCAGCACCTATTACGGCCAGCTGGCGGTCGGTCAGCTGGATCTGCTGCGCCAGCGCGAGCCCATCGCCGCCATCATCGACGACCCCCAGCGCGACCCACAGCTGCGTCAGCGACTAAGCCTGGTGCTGCAGGCCAGAGCCTTCGCCAGCAGCGCGCTGGCCTTGCCGGACAACGGTAGTTACCGGCGCTATACGGACATCAAGCGGCCCTACGTGGTGTGGAATCTGTTCGCCACCGAGGAGTTTTCCGTCGCGCCGCTGACTCACTGTTTTCCGATCGCCGGTTGCGTCGCCTACCGCGGCTACTACCAGCCGGGGCGGGCACGGGGCGCGGCGGCACTGCTCAAGGCAAAGGGCTACGACACGCTGGTGAGCGGCGTGCAGGCCTACTCGACGCTGGGCTGGTTCGACGACCCGCTGCTCAGTTCCATGCTGCGCTGGGACGATGAGCGTCTGGCCGGGCTGATCTTTCACGAACTGGCGCACCAGCGGCTCTACGTGGCTGGCGACACCGCGTTCAACGAATCCTTTGCATCGTTCGTCGAACGCGAGGGGTTGCGCCAGTGGCGTGCCAGTCGCGGTTTGCCGCCGTTCAGCGACGCGGCTCAAAGACGCTCCGCCGAATTCACCGAGCTGATGCTCGAAACCCGGGCGCGGTTGGCGACGCTGTATGCCAGCAATCTGGACGAATCGGCCATGCGAGCCGCGAAGCAGGCCGAGTTCACGCACCTGCGCCAGGCCTACCGCCAGTTGCGCGACGGCGCCTGGAAGGGTGATCGCCGTTTCGACCGTTGGATGGCCCAGCCGCTGAACAACGCCAGCCTGCTGCCGTTCGGTCTGTACGACGGCTGGGTGCCGGCATTTGCCGCGCTGTTCGAGCAGGTCGACGGTGATTGGGTGCGCTTTTATGCGCGGGTCGAAGCGCTGGGTCGACTGCCCGCCGACGAGCGGGCGCAGCGTCTGAAGGCGCTTCGCTAA
- a CDS encoding dodecin has protein sequence MSDHHTYKKIEIVGSSRNSVDEAIQNGIAEASKSLRNVEWFEVGEIRGHVENGKIGHFQVTMKVGFRLADS, from the coding sequence ATGTCGGATCATCACACGTACAAGAAGATTGAAATCGTCGGCTCCTCGCGCAACAGCGTTGACGAAGCGATTCAGAACGGTATCGCCGAAGCCAGCAAGTCGCTGCGCAACGTCGAATGGTTCGAGGTGGGCGAAATTCGCGGCCATGTCGAGAATGGCAAGATCGGCCATTTCCAGGTCACCATGAAAGTCGGCTTCCGCCTCGCCGATAGCTGA
- a CDS encoding LLM class flavin-dependent oxidoreductase: MSRIEHTRFSTLDLAPIRDDGDAGLALRNSLALAQHVEKLGFERFWVAEHHNMDGIASAATSVLIGYLAAGTSRIRLGAGGVMLPNHAPLVIAEQFGTLEALYPGRIDLGLGRAPGADQFTAHALRRDRMGSADDFPADVEELELLLGPRQRNQRVIAMPGVGSNVPIWLLGSSLFSAQLAAAKGLPYAFASHFAPRYAHEAIRLYRENFQPSEVLDKPYVMLGVPLMAADTDEQAEYLATTAYQRILALIRGQSLVLVPPVQSMQGKWLPHEQDAVGNFLGMALIGGPEKIRARLEILLEQTGADELIFTCDFYETADRHRAFEILAGLR, translated from the coding sequence ATGTCCCGTATCGAACACACCCGTTTTTCCACCCTCGACCTGGCGCCGATCCGCGATGACGGCGACGCCGGTCTCGCCTTGCGCAATTCACTGGCGCTGGCCCAGCACGTCGAAAAGCTCGGCTTCGAGCGCTTCTGGGTGGCCGAACATCACAACATGGACGGCATCGCCAGCGCCGCCACGTCCGTGCTGATCGGCTATCTGGCGGCCGGCACCTCGCGGATTCGCCTGGGCGCCGGCGGGGTGATGCTGCCCAACCACGCGCCGCTGGTGATCGCCGAGCAGTTCGGCACGCTGGAAGCGCTTTACCCCGGGCGAATCGATCTCGGTCTGGGCCGTGCGCCCGGTGCCGACCAGTTCACCGCCCACGCCCTGCGCCGCGACCGCATGGGCAGCGCCGACGACTTTCCCGCCGATGTCGAGGAGCTGGAGCTACTGCTCGGCCCGCGTCAACGCAACCAGCGCGTGATCGCCATGCCCGGAGTCGGCAGTAACGTGCCGATCTGGCTGCTCGGCTCCAGCCTGTTCAGTGCGCAGCTGGCCGCCGCCAAAGGCCTGCCCTACGCCTTCGCCTCGCATTTCGCGCCGCGTTACGCCCATGAAGCGATTCGCCTGTACCGCGAGAATTTCCAGCCGTCCGAGGTGCTCGACAAACCCTACGTGATGCTTGGCGTGCCGCTGATGGCCGCCGACACCGACGAGCAGGCCGAGTACCTGGCGACCACCGCCTACCAACGCATCCTGGCGCTGATCCGTGGCCAGAGCTTGGTACTGGTGCCGCCGGTGCAGAGCATGCAGGGCAAATGGCTGCCACACGAGCAGGACGCGGTGGGCAATTTCCTCGGCATGGCGCTGATCGGCGGCCCGGAAAAGATCCGCGCGCGGCTGGAGATTCTGCTGGAGCAGACCGGGGCCGACGAACTGATCTTCACCTGCGATTTCTATGAAACCGCCGACCGCCACCGCGCGTTCGAGATTCTTGCCGGGTTGCGGTGA
- the glf gene encoding UDP-galactopyranose mutase yields the protein MRDLSLRDSNPEHAGGGASDHSSSRRRGFDYLIVGAGFAGSVLAERLAAGLNKRVLVVDRRPHIGGNAYDHYDEAGVLIHRYGPHIFHTNAQRIVDYLSRFTEWRPYEHRVLAQVDGQEVPIPINMTTLNKLYGLNMTTEEEAADFLASRAEPVADIQTSEDVVINGIGRELYQKFFRGYTRKQWGLDPSQLDKSVTSRIPTRTNTDDRYFTDTFQQMPKYGYTKMFEKMLAHPNIKVMINTDYREIRDEVQHDHLIFCGPIDEYFDYRFGKLPYRSLKFEHKQLDQAQFQAVGTVNYPNEDVPYTRISEYKHLTGQVHPKTSITYEYPSAEGDPYYPIPRPENAELYKRYQKLADETPGVTFVGRLGTYKYYNMDQVVGQALALYKRIEEAERGPEPGESVEHSQSLAEQAP from the coding sequence ATGCGCGATCTGAGCCTGCGAGACAGCAATCCCGAACACGCAGGCGGTGGCGCCAGCGATCATTCTTCCAGCCGTCGGCGCGGCTTCGACTACCTCATCGTCGGCGCCGGATTCGCCGGCAGCGTACTGGCCGAGCGGCTGGCTGCCGGGCTGAACAAGCGCGTGCTGGTGGTCGACCGGCGACCGCATATCGGCGGCAATGCCTACGACCATTACGATGAAGCCGGCGTGCTGATCCACCGCTACGGGCCGCACATCTTTCACACCAACGCCCAGCGCATCGTCGACTACCTCTCGCGCTTCACCGAGTGGCGTCCTTACGAGCACCGCGTGCTGGCGCAGGTGGACGGCCAGGAAGTGCCGATCCCGATCAACATGACCACGCTGAACAAGCTCTACGGCCTGAACATGACCACCGAAGAGGAGGCGGCTGACTTTCTCGCCAGCCGCGCCGAGCCGGTGGCGGACATCCAGACCAGTGAAGACGTGGTGATCAATGGCATCGGCCGTGAGCTGTATCAGAAGTTTTTCCGCGGCTATACCCGCAAGCAGTGGGGGCTGGACCCGTCGCAGCTGGACAAATCGGTGACCTCGCGCATCCCGACGCGCACCAACACCGATGACCGCTATTTCACCGACACCTTCCAGCAGATGCCCAAGTACGGCTACACCAAGATGTTCGAGAAGATGCTCGCGCACCCCAACATCAAGGTGATGATCAACACCGACTACCGCGAGATCCGCGACGAGGTGCAGCACGACCACCTGATCTTCTGCGGGCCGATCGACGAGTATTTTGATTACCGCTTCGGCAAGTTGCCCTACCGTTCGCTGAAATTCGAGCACAAACAGCTCGATCAGGCGCAATTCCAGGCGGTCGGCACGGTCAACTATCCGAACGAGGACGTGCCCTACACGCGCATCAGCGAGTACAAGCACCTCACCGGGCAGGTCCATCCGAAGACCAGCATCACCTACGAATACCCCTCGGCCGAAGGCGATCCCTACTACCCGATCCCGCGGCCGGAAAATGCCGAGCTGTACAAGCGCTACCAGAAGCTCGCCGATGAAACCCCTGGCGTCACCTTCGTCGGCCGCCTCGGCACCTACAAGTACTACAACATGGATCAGGTCGTGGGCCAGGCGCTGGCGCTGTACAAGCGCATCGAGGAGGCCGAGCGCGGCCCAGAACCCGGCGAGAGCGTTGAACACAGCCAGTCGCTGGCTGAACAAGCACCCTGA
- a CDS encoding KTSC domain-containing protein: MKRVAVSSRSLRSLGYDPDEQALEVEFHNGSVYRYEQVPAEVVQALLEADSLGRYFNQVFKPQHYSYLRLK, from the coding sequence ATGAAGCGCGTCGCGGTGTCCTCGCGCAGCCTGCGCTCGCTGGGCTACGACCCTGACGAGCAGGCGCTGGAAGTGGAGTTTCACAACGGCTCGGTCTATCGCTACGAGCAAGTGCCCGCCGAGGTGGTGCAGGCGCTGCTCGAAGCGGATTCGCTGGGGCGTTATTTCAATCAGGTGTTCAAGCCGCAGCACTACAGCTACCTCCGGCTGAAATAG
- a CDS encoding ABC transporter ATP-binding protein, which translates to MNVPAPPPKVKPQEAPVPGRPVAFLWHYICGRPWHFSGLLALIIGAASCAVAVQYGMKLLVDAMAQGSSDRGAANVWLPLGLFISLIVVENVFWRLGGWLGCRTVVASVVDIRVDLFKHLTGHPMRYFTEHFAGSLGNRISAVGQAAGAIYGGLAWKIVPPIVDFIGAVVVLLTVDVRMAVALILFVAIVAALITGFGIRGRAKHQRFAAQSARVGGELVDAVSNVWTIKAFSARDREAERLAHEIGYEARAQRRSWMYLEKARVMHDICLSVMAGGMLIWAIKLWIGGEVTAGDVVLVSALTFRILHGSRDLALALVDATQQIGAIDDTLRIIVQPHGLEDSDAQLLLAEGDITFENISFSYPDRGTVFQQLDLHIPAGQKVGVVGSSGAGKSTLINLIQRLDDVQSGRILIDGQDIRSVSQDSLREKIAVVPQETALFNRSIRENIRYGRPGATDEEVIAAARNAFCDAFIRELPQGYDTLVGERGVMLSGGQRQRLGIARAFLKDSPILILDEATSALDTQSEAEIQAALNNLVHNRTVVAVAHRLSTLSSFDRIIVLRDGRIVEDGPPHELRSRGGEFDALWRMQAEGFKQQPDPAV; encoded by the coding sequence ATGAACGTACCGGCCCCGCCGCCCAAAGTGAAGCCGCAGGAAGCGCCGGTTCCAGGTCGGCCGGTCGCCTTTCTCTGGCATTACATCTGTGGTCGACCGTGGCATTTCAGCGGCTTGCTGGCCCTGATCATAGGCGCCGCCAGTTGTGCGGTGGCGGTGCAGTACGGCATGAAATTGCTGGTGGACGCCATGGCGCAGGGCAGCTCGGATCGAGGTGCCGCCAACGTCTGGCTTCCGTTGGGGCTGTTCATCAGCCTGATCGTTGTCGAAAACGTGTTCTGGCGCCTCGGCGGCTGGCTCGGCTGCCGCACGGTGGTGGCCAGCGTGGTGGATATCCGCGTCGATCTGTTCAAGCACCTGACCGGCCATCCGATGCGCTATTTCACCGAGCATTTCGCCGGGTCGCTGGGTAACCGTATTTCCGCAGTCGGGCAGGCCGCGGGCGCAATTTATGGCGGATTGGCCTGGAAAATCGTTCCGCCAATCGTCGATTTCATCGGCGCGGTGGTGGTGTTGCTGACGGTCGATGTGCGCATGGCGGTGGCGCTGATCCTGTTCGTCGCCATCGTCGCTGCGCTGATTACCGGGTTCGGCATTCGTGGCCGCGCCAAGCACCAGCGGTTCGCCGCACAGTCGGCGCGGGTCGGCGGTGAATTGGTCGATGCGGTCTCCAACGTCTGGACCATCAAGGCGTTCTCCGCGCGCGATCGCGAGGCCGAACGCCTGGCCCATGAGATCGGCTATGAAGCCCGCGCCCAGCGGCGCAGCTGGATGTATCTGGAAAAAGCGCGGGTCATGCACGACATCTGCCTGTCGGTGATGGCTGGCGGCATGCTGATCTGGGCCATCAAGCTGTGGATCGGTGGGGAAGTGACCGCCGGTGATGTGGTGCTGGTCAGCGCGCTGACCTTCCGCATCTTGCATGGCTCGCGCGATTTGGCGCTGGCGCTGGTGGACGCCACTCAGCAGATCGGGGCTATCGACGACACCCTGCGCATCATTGTCCAGCCGCACGGCTTGGAAGACAGCGACGCCCAGCTTTTGCTGGCCGAGGGCGACATCACCTTCGAGAACATCAGCTTCAGCTATCCCGATCGCGGTACAGTGTTTCAGCAGCTGGACCTGCACATTCCGGCCGGGCAGAAGGTCGGTGTGGTGGGCTCTTCGGGGGCCGGCAAGTCGACCCTGATCAACCTCATCCAGCGCCTCGATGACGTGCAGAGCGGGCGCATCCTCATCGACGGTCAGGACATTCGTAGCGTCAGCCAGGATAGCCTGCGCGAGAAGATCGCCGTGGTGCCGCAGGAAACCGCATTGTTCAACCGCAGCATTCGGGAAAACATCCGCTACGGCCGCCCGGGCGCCACCGACGAGGAAGTGATCGCCGCCGCGCGCAACGCCTTCTGCGACGCCTTCATCCGCGAGTTGCCGCAGGGCTACGACACGCTGGTCGGCGAACGCGGCGTGATGCTCTCCGGCGGTCAGCGTCAGCGGCTGGGCATCGCCCGCGCGTTCCTCAAGGATTCGCCGATTCTGATCCTCGATGAGGCCACTTCGGCGCTCGATACCCAGTCCGAAGCGGAGATCCAGGCGGCTCTGAACAACTTGGTGCATAACCGCACCGTGGTGGCGGTGGCGCATCGACTGTCCACGCTGTCGAGCTTCGACCGGATCATCGTGCTGCGTGACGGCCGCATCGTCGAGGATGGCCCGCCACATGAATTGCGCAGCCGGGGCGGCGAATTCGACGCGCTGTGGCGGATGCAGGCGGAAGGCTTCAAGCAGCAACCTGATCCGGCTGTATGA